In Trichocoleus sp. FACHB-46, the genomic stretch AGTTGGTGCAACGGCGTTGGGTAAATTAAGCCTAGATCCAACCAGTTCCAACGATTTTCAAACCTTATGGCAACCTTGATTCCCGCTTTGAATAGCTGCTTATCTCGGATGACCGCTGGGGGAAAACGGTTAGCTGCCAGATTGGAGACAAAGCTGGAGGATGATTACTTGCTTTGGTATGACGTGCCAATTGGCCCGAAGCAGTTACACCCAGATTTTATTGTTCTGCACCCCATTTCTTCTCTATCTAGATTTCGAAATTGAAGCCCTTTTCTTTAAGCTTCTCGTACTTCTTCTCATTGAAGCTGTATAGCTTCGCAGGTCTGTGATGGACTTCTCCTTGAACTTCATTTAAGTCAACTAAAAGATCCATACTACGGAACTTTCTCAGAAAATTCCTTTTATCTAGTTTTTGTCCAAGTATACTTTCGTAAAGTTTCTGCAACTGAGAAAAAGTAAATTTTTTAGGTAAAAGTTCAAAGCCAATAGGCTGATACCGCACCTTATTTCTAAGCCTTTCAATTGCTTTATCTACGATTTCTTGATGATCAAAAGCTAGATCAGGTAAATCAGTAGTAGAAAACCATTGAGCTTCGCTCGCATCAGTAGCAGCTCTAAGTGAATGCTCACTTAAATTGACTAAAGCGTAGTAAGCAACTGAGGCTACCCACTCACGTGGATCTCTATTTTTTGATCCAAAAGTATAAAGCTGTTCTAAGAATATGTTTTCGACCCCTGCCTCTTCATGCAGTTCCCTTCGAGCAGCATCTTCCAGGGACTCATCTTTATCCATGCGCATGAAGCCACCAGGAAGTGCCCATTTATCTTTAAATGGAGAATTTCTTCGTTGTATCAAAAGTATCTTTAAAGTCTCTTTATCATCTAGCCCGAATACCACACAGTCTACAGATAAGGCTGGTCGAGGATATTTGTAAGAGTAAAGCATTACACGCAGTGGTGGGATGAATATATTGACACAAAGGATATTTGTGTTATATTGACACAAAGTCTTAGTGTCATATTTACATTATCCCACATACAGTGACGAAGAGACGCAGTCTCTTTGAACGAATAACCTAAATCAACATAGAGAATTAAGATGAATAACATTCACCAGTGGAACGAGATTTCTAACAGTTTTAAGCAGGGCTTGATCTTAGGAAACGGAGCAAGTATTGCAGTTCATGGACAATTTAATTACAAAAATCTTTTTCAAAATGCTATTGAGAGAGGCTTCATCAGCGAAGATATAGAAAAAATCTTCAGTCATTTAGAAACTGAAGATTTTGAACTAGTTTTAAAGCTTTTATGGCACACATATAGTATTAACCAGGCATTAGATATTCAAGATGGACGAACCAACCTTGCATATCAGTTAGTTAGAGATGCTTTAATAAAGGCAGTACGAGAAATTCATATTAACTATGATGATGTCAAAGAAAATGACCTACCAAAT encodes the following:
- a CDS encoding NUDIX domain-containing protein, with the protein product MLYSYKYPRPALSVDCVVFGLDDKETLKILLIQRRNSPFKDKWALPGGFMRMDKDESLEDAARRELHEEAGVENIFLEQLYTFGSKNRDPREWVASVAYYALVNLSEHSLRAATDASEAQWFSTTDLPDLAFDHQEIVDKAIERLRNKVRYQPIGFELLPKKFTFSQLQKLYESILGQKLDKRNFLRKFRSMDLLVDLNEVQGEVHHRPAKLYSFNEKKYEKLKEKGFNFEI